Proteins from one Triticum aestivum cultivar Chinese Spring chromosome 7A, IWGSC CS RefSeq v2.1, whole genome shotgun sequence genomic window:
- the LOC123149533 gene encoding protein OS-9 homolog, with protein sequence MWFAGRASATAPLPLLLLLLVAGAAATDQIFTTSGVPFGKNSREPRYRVEFHPVDSPYHPENGQESEPMTDHEGRQYTCYLPVEETKTMKSIVPQNATNVIIESERKVKPKEPDELLEVLKDQCFYRHEGWWSYEFCYYGKIRQVHVENEKVIQEYVLGEYDPDATDAYHDNHTSESADEDHVKDTSKRYHVHVYTNGTVCDLTDIPRYTEVRFVCSEPTVLISSIKEISSCKYVLTVQSPMLCKNPLFQQEKRTFFIHCNESLPEAEAEPAEDDDSLPKEAQMSIVPNPDELHNYAAYAT encoded by the exons ATGTGGTTCGCCGGCCGGGCGAGCGCCACcgcgccgctccccctcctcctgcTGCTCCTGGTCGCCGGCGCTGCCGCCACCGACCAGATCTTCACCACCTCAG GTGTGCCTTTCGGGAAGAACTCGCGCGAGCCGAGGTACCGCGTGGAGTTCCATCCAGTCGATTCGCCCTACCACCCG GAGAATGGCCAGGAGTCTGAACCAATGACGGACCACGAGGGGAGACAATACACCTGCTACCTACCAGTGGAAGAAACCAAGACCATGAAGTCGATTGTCCCACAGAATGCAACCAATGTTATAATAGAAAGCGAACGGAAAGTTAAGCCAAAGGAGCCAGATGAACTGCTGGAGGTTCTCAAAGACCAGTGCTTCTACAGG CATGAAGGTTGGTGGTCTTATGAGTTCTGCTATTATGGAAAAATACGACAGGTTCATGTAGAAAATGAGAAG GTTATCCAAGAGTATGTTCTAGGTGAATATGACCCTGATGCAACCGATGCTTACCATGACAATCACACCTCCGAGTCTGCTGATGAGGATCACGTGAAAGATACTTCTAAGAG GTATCATGTCCATGTGTACACAAATGGAACTGTATGTGATCTCACAGATATACCGCGGTACACAGAG GTTAGGTTTGTTTGTTCTGAGCCCACTGTACTGATCAGTTCGATAAAGGAGATATCTTCCTGCAAGTATGTTTTAACTGTCCAAAGCCCAATGCTCTGCAAGAACCC GTTGTTTCAGCAGGAAAAACGCACCTTCTTCATCCACTGCAATGAGTCGCTTCCCGAAGCAGAAGCTGAGCCCGCCGAGGACGACGACTCTCTCCCAAAAGAAGCTCAGATGTCCATCGTTCCAAACCCCGACGAATTGCATAACTACGCAGCTTACGCTACCTGA